In the Silene latifolia isolate original U9 population chromosome 1, ASM4854445v1, whole genome shotgun sequence genome, TCACCCCACAATTTACCATGACATAACCTGTGGTGCTTGCATTCCAGCAACTCTAGTACCAACCAAATTGTAGATTTAGTTATGTTTCAATGCCATCTTTGTTTATCGGGAGAGCAATGTCGTAGGTAATGTTTCACCATGGACATGGCCACATGAGACAAATAAGACGGTACACAAATGACAAATCAACCTTCAACTTCACTCCACTGGACGTATAAATAAATTTTTCAATTAAATATTACAAATCAATCAAGAATCAAAGTGGTAGATAGGAACAAACTTACTCAAACCTACATTATTAAGGAAACAAATAGACAATAAATAACTAAAATGATGTGTAGAGAATATGCTAACAATCATTTAATAGCAACATGGTAAATTGGTAATCATCATAATATATCTATCTATTTAGAAGATGGTGATGAGATGAAAGTGGACATTTTTACATGTCCTTGGATACGAGAAAAGATGAGCAAGGGAGGGGAATACACCATATCATTTTGGTCTAAATTTTTTGTTATGTTCGAGACATTATGAATTGACTTAAGTCATTGCCTTCCATCTCCTTCATTACCTCTACCTCGCACTTCCCACATTAAACCTTGTTCCCTCTCTATCTCCATTACCCTCCTCTACAATTCCAATTTTTTCATTCAAACACCAAACAAAGACATTATATATACAAGTATCCAATGGACTTTTTCCACTAATCAAAAGGAAATTAAGattttagtagtatttttagAATACGACTCAAAATGGATTAGTCAACTTAAATTAAAATGTTTCGTTTCTAGGAACAAAATATAAACTAACCTTCATAAATGGAAAAACATTTAACAAAGTGAAAGTCTAGGATCTTTCAAACGCACCTTGTCTGGTCAATTCACCAGGAAGCAAAACTATATGTGACGGAACAATCATCTTGTCGGTGTCTTTCTGTGAGAAAGAGTGTGCTAACAGTGATAGAGAAACACAAGCACAAGGTGTAGGATGAGGACCAATCAGCATGAAGCACACGGATGCACACGGATTGATGAGCTGGCTGTGTTAGTTAGAATAGGCTAACAAAATTTGTATATAAAGAAGAAACACAAACTCTGTAAATTATCTGATTCATTTTTCATTCAATAACAAACACATTTTATGTACTCTTTCTCTCTCAACAAATATCTTGCATCTTCAAGCTACTCTAATGGCTTCCTTCTCCATTAATGGAGTTTCATCATCAAGTCTGATAATTTCACACTTTCTTAATCAAATCGTTAATTCGTTCGTTTCTTTTTCGCTTAATTTCGCTTCTTTTCAATTAATTTTCtcacaaaatcaacaaaaaacacaaaaatcaagTTTTTTCTTCAGCAAATTTACAGAAAATCACAAATTAATCAGTTACGTTACATTACTATCAACAATGCCTACTTCTGAATCTGTCGATCAATCATCTTATCGCAATCCTTACGATGAGCCGCTTTTTCTCTCTCAATATGATAATCTGAACATGTCGCTTGTTAATTCTCCTTTTAATGGAAAATATTTCATCAATTGGACTCGTGGAGTAGTTCTTGCGCTCGGATCCAAGAACAAAGAAGGTTTCATCAATGGCGCCATTGTTGTGCCTGAAATTACGTCAGATAAGTACAAGGCTTGGTTACGTTGTGATTACATGATACGCTGCTGGATTCTCAGTTCTATGACTCCTGAGATTAAGAGTGGATTCCTGTCTGCTAAATCAGCGAAACAGCTATGAAGTGAGATTCAGGAACGGTATGGCCAATCTAATGCGCCTTTGTTGTTCCAATTGAAGAAAGAGTTGCGGAATTTAGGTCAAGACTCTAATTCTGTTGTCGAGTACTATAACAAGCTCAAACGTCGTTGGGATGAGATCGAGGAAGTAGAAGGAATACCTGAATGCACTTGTGGTAAGTGTACCTGCAACGTCTTGAAGAAGATAGTTGATGCTTCATCTCGTGAGAAGGTTCTGATGTTTTTTATGGGACTGAATGATACATTTGACACACTAAAGACTTATATAGTGTCAATGGATCCTCTACCCACAGTAAATAAGGTTTACTCCTTTGTTCAACAAGTAGAGAGTCAGAAATCAATCTCTATCTTGAATCAACCTACTACAGATGTTAATGCGCTGGCTGCTAatagagctggatcaaatcaaggTAATTGGAATGTGTGGAGAAGTGATGGAAAGAAACCTAAATATAAGGAACGTTGGTGTAGTAACTGTCAGAAGAAAGGTCATACTCTTGATACCTGTTGAGATCTTAATGAGGATCAGAAGATTAGTTATCTGAATAGGAATGGAGGTGCAGGAACGTCAGGGGCACAAAGGTTCAAGAAGCAGAAGCCTCACAACAATTATAAACCTCACAACAACTATAAGTCTGCAAATAATGCTGAGCTTTAGGAAGATATGCCTTTTGATTTAAAATGCAATTCTTCACCTCCACACTTTCAGAAGATGGATCAAGGTTCTACCTCTCATTCTCATAGCAAGATTGACAAGGATCTGGTAAATGCTGTCTGTGACCAGGTTCTAAGTGCAATGCAAGCTAGGCTCAGTGGACCAGTTGACTGCTCCACTGCAGCTGTCAATTTTGCAGGTAAAATACTTGCTTCAAACGCTGTTATTTCACCCAAATCCAAAGATAATGTTGTTGAATGGATATTAGATTCAGGAGCATCTGATCATATGTCATCTCAGAGACATTTATTCACCAACATTAGGAAGTTAAAAACACCTGTTATGGTTGGTTTGCCTGATGGATCAACTAAGTTAGTGAATTTTGTAGGAGATGTCAGAATAAGTCCTAGGATCACACTACATGAGACTTTATTCATTCCTAATTTCAAACATAACTTACTTTCTATAGGAAAGTTAATGACTAATCATGGTTTAGTCACTCAGTTTGATGCTAATTCCTGCATTATACAGGACTCtgagtgataccgtcgtttagtatcaaaaataaaatttgtaattccgagctaaactaacagaagctagtggtagcacgggtcgaaccacagggaggtaggtaATCATTAGTTGCTttctattttagtctaagggtaacaatgaggggggttttgattgatttataatTAAACTAAATGCACATAAATAAATAGGCAAATGAAACTGACGATGTAAATGATgataaaaaggatgctaagacgatcggttcattgTAGTTACGACGACACAAGTCCTatgtaaatctgaaaaaatcacgtaaggtgggaaaataagaagtcctctcagacttatcttacgatcttagtataatttagtcgttcaattggtagtctattgccctcccctctctttcgatctattgggtcggtcaattcctaagaagttaacaaatagcctctcggtcttttatcaaaaattgcaattaaatcaattgaacaatgctaattcttacgcgatgcagtcgatcgactagctgggacagtcgatcgaccaagttttcagtcgatcgactattgacatcagtcgatcgaccaaaccccgaaacaggtctacctattctacgtcgtctaCGCCACAAATTCCCTCACATCATAGCAAAGGGTGATTACCTACGCATATTAAAATTGATATCAACAACGAAATTGAAATAAACGATATGGGAAAACATAATTTGaatgattaaagcaataaaacgcAATAAAGAGGCTAGGGTTCGGGATTCTAATCTATTAATTCTATGCTAATGACAAAATAAAgtagaaactgaaattaaggaCGAAATAATACCGAAGTAGAGGGCAAGAATTGAATCCGAAAGCAAGCaaggaactttattgagaattctaaactacgacaTAGCTACTGTATTTTTGGAACTAgatgatgaaaactgaatgataaaactgaaaactaaagctacgttataaaggaatatcacgcaactcttattcctaaacctaatatacaatgggcctaagctaaatctcgtctttaaattctcgtcagactcgtggagtggtcgatcgaccacttggaccagtcgatcgaccaacaaataCTTGTATGCACTGCATTGCATTCTGAcggattctgcagcgcgcaccgatcttaaaacagctgccatttctttgttacttggtcaaatcaggcgttctacgcggcgttggaaagctaagaggataagatttcacctccaattagaatcactctaTTATATGCTATAGAACTCGAgttatagccatctgaagcagcctgcaatgtcgtgaggtgcttctttgcttgttaaactcgtacgcacccatgcttttgctatcttcaggccttgaaatgcattctaaacttcaagtccgagtcaaatattcatttccttcctaagcttagcttccggggtcaagatttggttcattttctactcatttccgcaataatctgcaatattacataaaaacacaagagtagacagaaataggggaaatagtagaataaactacatataataaacataaaatgcgtggaaataatgatgtaaaacatcatattatagacacgcatcaaacttccgtgcacatacattccaaccattcagggtccatcacatgccgaatacttgcaaagttatggataagtgaggctatgggtaagaagaggcaaaacaatatgggaatgagagggaaatagccaagctagcatcctaacaaaccgaataaaacatccacttctaactcaatgaaataagctcaaatgccttaatgaatATGGCATACAAATCACTAATCCAAACTCAatactcctcataaaatataaagcaaacataaGAGTaaactttttttcttcttttttttttctttgccgtttctttttcttttgttttctttttttttttcgttttttttttcggcagtcactatttttcaatttttttcatttttctttttctttttcttttctccttcattcattaccaacttcatagagtgcaaatcgagccaaaattgatacaatacaacgaataccactaaaactactaaactagctcagcaaagggtaggcttagtttatggattgtagctaaagggtcaactggcaatttttggctaatgtgaagctaatgggtaaaatgaataaaagggactttcgcaagcattctccaaacatgcaacaccaaccactaacccgaatgtatgcaggcaaaaagaaattaaatgtcatacttgtgcaaattaatgttacacgatatgcagggagtaactactcacaatcctaaatgaaactggtcatgaatgacaccaatttataaagctctaattccttagaatgttttgtagtttgccaaaatttcaagtcaagtctaattgttcaacaaattttgaaacgaaattcgagatattgcaaaaacttttgctaaaagatgtgataaaatgcagggtgtaagcaaatgacaactatcagtaatgaatactccaatctgactcaacctaatatgcaaaattaaacgtgatatttttgaattttttttttgaattttttctaattttttttgaaattttgtatatatggaagataaaaaacaatgcaagacaaaaatgtaaacgtgaatgcaaaacagaatgaaatgcaacgcaaaacccttccctaaaccaaattacacaatgccctcattgtgcgaaatcatgtgtataaataagcaaaggaaactgggattttgcgataagaaactaaataagacataaaattgggactcggaaacttacaagattttaagcgcaaaaggaaacctccccaaaccagcgtgagctaggaggtttcaatgAGCAGCTTGATGCTGCTACCATAgatacctgaaaagaaacaaaacataccgcgcattatccgagaaaacaaaattggAAAGGTAAATTACGTGGAAAGAATTAAAATAACGAGGTAtagcagctacagtggtcgatcggccgctctaaccagtcgatcgaccaagttacctgGAACAGAAGCTTCTGTGCTGCgcgaatcagtcgatcgaccactctaatcagtcgatcgaccaagttacctgacgtgaacagttcctgctcacgaattaactcaatgaattgagttaacttGGTCTAATAACCTGTAAGTGCACataaaacgcgcccaaaattgcgctaaacccaaatgtaaa is a window encoding:
- the LOC141647560 gene encoding uncharacterized protein LOC141647560 — encoded protein: MPTSESVDQSSYRNPYDEPLFLSQYDNLNMSLVNSPFNGKYFINWTRGVVLALGSKNKEGFINGAIVVPEITSDKYKACEIQERYGQSNAPLLFQLKKELRNLGQDSNSVVEYYNKLKRRWDEIEEVEGIPECTCGKCTCNVLKKIVDASSREKVLMFFMGLNDTFDTLKTYIVSMDPLPTVNKVYSFVQQVESQKSISILNQPTTDVNALAANRAGSNQGNWNVWRSDGKKPKYKERWCSNCQKKGHTLDTC